ATCTCCCAAGCATTACTTGGTCTTTACcgctttttaaaaaataactattataaaaatttaaaccAAGACAACTACATAAAACTGTCACTGAAACCGACTCTGCAACTAACCACTAAGTAGAATTTTCAATGTAATCTTGAACGTGAATTCCATTTAATATAGTTATTGTTGATGAAACACTATCGGAAATCCCCGATAACACTTCATTcaatataaacttattttaatataTCTGAACCTTATTTCCAACTATAACGTGACAACAGTATTAGCAAATCTAGTTTTAAGTGCATCTAAAGTAGAAAGTTAAGTGAAATGGTTGAAATGGTAGAAACAAAATATTATTCTATTGATGAAATAGCCAAACATGATGGAAGCGATGGAAACCGAATTTGGATCatcattaaaaaaaatgtttacgaCGTCACCGAATACATTACCGAACATCCTGGGGGAACAGACGTTATAAAAGAATGGGCTGGAAAAGACGCAACCAAAGAATTTAATAATATCGGCCATTCGTCAGATGCTAAAAACAAACTTAAGACATTAAAAGTTGGTGAAGTTAATGAAGAAGAGGGAAAAAGTGCATCGAATAACAACAAAGAGAATAATCAATTAGGAATAAATGCGGCAGAAGGATCTTCGGATATCAAATATTACACCCTAGAAGAAATATCCAAATACGACGGTAAACAAGACCCAAGAACGTGGATAATTATAAAGGATATGGTGTACGATGTCACAGATTATCTAGATGATCATCCTGGAGGAGGAGATTTAATAACAGAGTGGGCAGGTAAAGATGGCACCAAAGACTTTGATGACTTCGGACATTCTTCGGATGCCAAAAAGGAACTGAAAACGCTAAAAATTGGTGAAGTTGTTGCAgatcaaagaaaaacaaaacctAAGAAAGTAACTAAAAACAATCAAGGGAAGAAACAAGATTCTAACGGGATAAATTCAGCGGATTTTAGAGCTCATAGAAGCTGCATTTCAATAATTACTTGTGGAATTCTCTCATAGATATAATCCTATACTAGGTAACTATCTTTTGTGATATTTTGTTGCTAGTGCTAGTAGAATTTTATCATAATCCATTTTAATTCTGTATTAGTATTATATCTATAtgtgtgatttttttaaaataaaatgtgtatttttaaaactatttactTTATCTGTATCTAATATTGCAGTAATACTGTAAACATgacaaagatatgaaaatttttaATCGTGCGAATTTTAAATcaagttttataaaaataaatacagtgACCAATATTAAAATTTGTACTAAACATTTTTTAGCATTTTCTTTTTTCTCTTCCTAGAtgtacagtgtgtctgcgtaacttagaaccatatgggaaaccgttttattattaattttacgaaaaaaattaattctttataaagtgctctgcatggtttaaaacctaagatgcaactatcagatatcaaattttatcaatagtatacgaggtatgtcaaaaaatatgaatttcgatcaagagtttggaattaaaaagtatgttcaaatatgcaattacattcttctaattgaaaaaaaatgaaaagtttttcaaatcataaaatattttgtatttctaGCAAGTATGATCTGCTTTATTagtaattttacgaaaaaaagctattttttaaaaaagcTCGTCATGGTCTATAAACTACGATGCAATAATAagatatcacattttatcaattttatacgaggtatgtcacaAATATGagtttcactcaagagtaaatgATCTATCTTTATAGttaacaatatttcaattagaacgATGTagttgcatattgaaacatagtttttaattccgaacaactttttttaataacaattttcaatattgtgatgaataaaggcactttactcttaagggaaattcatattttttgagatacctcgtataaaattgagaAAAATTGAAATCTTTTGGTTGTATCTTAGTTTTCttaaattaataataacagaGTATCACGAATAAAAATGCCATactttaagaaaaattttaaaactttttttatacagggtgcttcattaggaaacggaaatactttaatggcgaatagaggtcaccgagccggttctagatatactacatcttttgccctaccgacttttataaccgaattacagggtgttttatcgattttgcccatttctttccttttaaagccataactttagaaccagcctgtatatttttttgatatttggtacacatatgtctcattcaaaacccaaactaccgacatactaatcataagaaaaatccaggtccggattaacaaaaaattataaagtaattgtgaccttaaaacaacaccctgtatattcaaattttgaaaatatgtttgcatatttgaaaagagcacaaaaaagtaagttcaattgttcgcttcaatttttcggccagacaattttatgactttaatttttaaattatattgattttttttaagaactttgGCATTAAAAAgcagaaattattaatttttagttataaattattaaagttaatgaataaatactcattttaaaaataatcaatacttatttaccacattggaacgacccaattactaatgacaaaaatccaggtccggattaacaaaaaaatataaagtaattgtgaccttgaaacaacaccctgaatattgaaattttgagaatttgtttgcgtattttaaaagagcatcaaaaactgcgttaaaagataataacaattaatttaattacggcagttttgaaattatattgattaattctgtcaaggtcacaagaagctgccagaaaaatgaaaaacaatcccaatgtaattagaaaatcgattcgaaatcttttaaaacgaaAAAGGAAATGCATCAAACAAAATGGcagacattttgagcaactgttatagttcaaatatttttaatttatgttaaattgttgaactgtttaaacgaattttttttattagatatagctttttttttaattttttactaaatcattaaaatatcccaattctggCAATTCCAATTTTAAATTatgtgcatacagctacaaatccagagaatccatgAAACCAGCGtattaaataagtattaagtatttttaaaataagtattgattccttaacattaaattattaaaagttaataatacatacctggtttttaatcgcAGAGTCctttaaaatttcaatacaatttcaaaattgatgtaattaaatcaacggcgaaaaaattaaaatgaacctttaatcacgatattttatgctcttttaagatgcgcagacaaattttcaaaatttcaatatacagggtgttgattCAAGGTCAcgattactttatatttttttgttaatccggacctgcaTTTTTCTTGTCactagtaattgggtcgttccaatgtggtaaataagtattgattatttttaaaatgagtatttattcattaacttaaataatttataactaaaagttaataatacctgctttttaatgtcagagttcttaaacaattcaatataatttcaaaattaaagtcataaaattgtctggccgaaaaattaaaGCTAaccattaaaattattttttgtgctcttttcaaatatacaaacagattttcaaaatttgaatatacagggtgttgttttaaggtcacaattactttataattttttgttaattcggacccggatttttcttatggttagtatgttggtcgtttgggttttgaatgagacatatgtgtaccaaatatgaaaaacatatacagggtggttctaaagttatggcttaggaaagaaatgggcaaaatcgataaaacaccctgtaactcggttataaaagtcgttagggcaaaaaatgtagtatatctagaaccgcctcggtgacctctactcaccattaaagtatttccgtttcccaatgaaacaccctgtatagaagaatgtaaatatgtacctacatatcagaacataatttttacttccaaacaacttttcatactaaaaattttcgatattgtgaaggTACTTTCCTCTTGAGCgacattcatatttttttgatatacctcgtatactattgataaaatttgaaatCTGATAGTTGCATCTtaaattttagaccatgcaaagcactttataaagaatgactttttttcgtaaaattaataataaaaaagttacccatatggttccaagttacgcagacatactgtataacgaGTAACCTATATTGTGTAACCTGTCTCATTATTTATTATCTTGGTCTATTTGTTAAGCAAGTTggaatatatttttttcagatttgTTGTACTAGATTTTTTGAGTTCTCTATTTAACTCTTGTTTTCTATTAatctcttttttgttttttagggaaaatttaatgtttaaaggAATTACATGTAAGTCGAATTTGgatcattattaaaaaaatgttgacgACGTCACTGATTACATTAACGAACATCCTGGGGGAGCAGACGTTATAAAAGAATGGGCTGGAAAAGCCGCAACCAAAAAATTTAATAAGATCGGCTATTCGTCAGATCCTAAAAACAAACTCAAAACATTAAAAATTATCGAAGTTAATGAAGAAGAGGGAAAAAGTGCAACGaataacaacaaaagaaaataatCCATTACAAAAGAATGCGGTAGAGGAATCTTCAGATATCAAATATTACACCCTGGAAAAAATATCCAAATACGACGGTAAACAAGACGCAAGAACGTGGATAATTATATGTTAAGGATATGGTGTACGATATCACAGATTATCTAGCTAGATGATCTTCCAAAGAAGGTACCAAAGACTTTGATGACTTCGGACATTCTTCGGATGCCAAAAAGGAACTGAAAAAGCTAAAAATTGCTGAAGTTGTTGCAGATCAAAGATAAAGAAAACCTAAGAAAGTAACTAAAAACAATCAAGGGAAGAAACAAGATTCTAACGTGATAAATTCTGTGGAATTTAGATcataatagtccatgtggtgagaccgctgaccgctcccgtctgaaaaaaaattctgattcggtttctttgtggattcctatttaaaaatgtcccctttaaacaaatctgaagggtgccgggcggaatttttgggcagaaattgtttaaacaatttttttaaacaaatacaaaagatcatgtttttttgctctggaacatatatttttagattttttgggtaaatctaaacaagaaaggtatcttataatttttctcagaaatttatagttttggagttataggcgatttaaaatataaaaaatgcgaaaatacgcatttgcGAGGcttaaatactcatatttaaattagtatttttgaggttgccagatacctagattgaagactgaacattcagcttcaagattctaagagtgatcgcgtctaactttaatttataccgttgttttttaattgttaattatgcgtgtttatccgatttttttgccggtgcggcgcgctccatttcaaaaatcttctATTTTCATCCGAAATATATTTTtactagattctttgggacattctaaataaaataagtttcttgacatttttctcaaaagttaatagttttaaagtcataagcgatttaaaatccgaaaaatgacaaaaaaacgcaattccagattttaaatcgcttataactttaaaactattaacttttgagcaaaatgtcaagaaacttattttatttagaatgccccaaagaatctagaaaaaatattttctggaTGAAAAgaggagatttttgaaacggagcgcgccgcaccgtttataaaaatcggataaacacgcatttttaacaattaaaaaacaacggtataaattaaagttatacgcgatcactcttcagaatatggaagctgaatatttagtcttcaatttaagtatctggcaacctcaaaaatactaatatgaatatgagtttttaagcctcgaaaatgcgtattttcgcatttttcagattttaaatctagtcctgtcgccagggggggtacaacggcctcctgtattcagatggacttacccaagtttttattatgtattttggcccgtagaatacgaattttttgggtaacagttgatccggatgtcgataagattgttataaacaaagaagttgaggaattacataacagcgatttctcgcaaaacaaaacatgcttttgtattttttgggtcattctaaccaaaaaatgttcctacaagttttttcgtaggatgcatagttttcgagataaacgcggttgaactttcaaaaaatcgaaaaattgcaatttttgaactcgaataacttttgattaaaaaatgaaatagcaattctgcttaccgcatttgaaagttcaagtctaattctatcggtttcgaatatatacattgctaaaaatttatgtgtttattgctaaaaaaagctataaacacatagtgtttcccgtgcctaatacatgcgtttacacgcatgctacgtagaaatagcctcgcttgcacttgtacctactctacctactactcgttcgattttaaatgagaaatcattgaaaacatcactccagcactaggtgtttatacttttgtttaacaataaaataataaatttttagcaatgcaaataactaaaaccgatatactttgacttgaactttcaaatgcggtaagcagaattgctattttattttttaatcaaaagttattcgggttcaaaaataacaatttttcgattttttgaaagttccaccgcgtttatctcgaaaactatgcatcctacgaaaaaatatgtaggaacactttttggttagaatggcccagaaaatacaaaaacatgttttgttttgcgagaaatcgctgttatgtaattcctcaactttgttctttgtttacaacaatcttatcgacatccggatcaactgttacccaaaaaattcgtgttctacgggtcaaaatacataaaaaaaacttgggtaagtccatctgaatacaggaggccgttgtaccacccatggcgacaggactaatcgcctataactcgaaaactataaatttttgagaaaatttacaagatacctttcttgttcagaatgaccgacaaaacttaaaaatgtatgttccggagcaaaaaaacctgatattttgtatttgtttaaaaaaattgtttaaacaatttctgcccaaaaattccgcccggcacccttcagatttgttttaaaagggacatttttgaataggaatccacaaagaaaccgaatcagaaatttttatagacgggagcggtctcaccacatggactataagtATAATCCTATATTATGTAACTATCTTTTGTGATATTTTGGTGTTAGTGGAGTTTTATCATAATCCATTTTAATGCTATATTATATTAACTATTATATCTATATatgtgattttttaaaataaaatgtgtatttttaaaactagTTATTTTATCCATAATATTGCAGTGATACTGTAAacatgacaaatatatgaaagTTTTTAATCGtgtaaattttaaagcaatttttataaaaattaatacagTGATCAATGtttttaactcattattaaaatttttactaaaatttttttagTAGTTTCTTTTTTCACATCCTACGTAAATATGAGTAACCTATATTGTGTAGCCTGTCACAGTATCGATTATCGTGATCTATTTTTTAAGCAACTTGAAATCTATATTTTTTTCAGATTGTAGTGCCATATTTTTTGAGTTCTCTATTTTATTCAtgttttttattaatatcttTTTTTGTCTTTTGACTTTTTCGATTTCACTATCTAGCTTTTCCTGCTTTTTTActctcttcttctttaagtgccgtcttctaatcggaggttggatatcatcatcactatctttattcTATCTACCGCatgctgctctgaagagttctatggaactgcatttaaaacagtcccttaaattctttagcCAGGACACTCTCCTTCTTTCTATCTCTCCTTCTTCCTTTTATCTTTCCCtgttagtccagtcgggttagacgaataacaggcctaaccttgcattaggagctgccccaaattttagttttgtaatctttagagggggtcaatagtagtgtaattGCGCTGTTGCGTCAgctgccatcttgattttaaacgagaaccgtttttgctcaatatctccgccattttcaacttttcgacaaaaaatataacaatcaaaattgttgaaaatgtaattttctattatttctatttatacaaatatacaaattcCCCCAATAAATATTTagatcttttatttatttattattattatgattaatattgaaaattataaattttaagttGTTTCAGAAAACGGAAATAATTTTACTGTTATTAATGCATTATTTTACTGTTATTTAAGTTCAATACAGTTCGACCCATTAAATGTAAATCGATAAAATTATgggatttacagttttcatgTACATATGGAATATTTTCAGCAATTATTTAAAAGCAGGTACGTATttaggaaaaaaatacagaaattaTTAAGTCGATCCTTATAAAAAATTTGTATTTCACGTACCTACTACAGCTTATTAAAAATGTTAttactattgtccttttcatgagcatttttcagtgcgtcacaaattatataaaaaaaggtaagtccgtgataatacacatttataacatttattctaacatgacattttagttaaatctgacagttgtcacattttatttgcaatttggcataaaaacaaatcaattgtgtttattgcatttataaaatggtattttctttgatttgtgtagtcttataaattgtacagattatattcgtaaatatattatataattcgtaaataattttttttcgattatagagccatctatcgacaactagaataaattttataaatgtctgtaatcaccgacgtgccttttttctgtcacatacaatttaatgcgttagaaagaaatcgaaaaactgtgacgcactgaaagatgctcatgggAAAAAGATTACTATTAAATAGATTAACGTATATTATCcacatataacccctccgtcattatatcaggtagaatgacaaattaggcatcaaattaaagcttataatccaaggaggGTACTAAAGGttataaatttgacctaggctgtctgtcaatataactcctccgtcattacaccaggtagaatgacaaattaggtgtcgaatgaaagcttatcaTCCAAgaatggtaataaaggtgagaaatttgacctaggattTCTGCTTTTAGGAAAGctaccagaagtactgttttaaagtgaccggaatagtacaagtgatatattattctacgcgtcttcgcaagacgagaataaatatatatttccaGTTTCGTGACTGTCTGTCCGTcagcgaatacaactcctccgttattaatacatatagaatgacaaatgaggtgtcgaatgtatctaagcttataacccaagtatggtattaaagatgagaaatttgacatcagctttccggttttagagttgcaaccgtaagtactgttttaaagtcaccgaaatggtataagcgatatatcattcgacgtgtcttagcaagatgagaaaaaatgtaaaattttggtttcaaTAGCCTTTCCGGTTAAAAAattctaaccagaagtgccattATAGTCGCAAACATGTAAAGCATCAATCGAAGCGTACTGAAAAGTTGAGTTTGAGTCTTTAGTTCTGGTTTTGAaatcatttctgtttaaacaatgatgacccaaagtttagtaaaaatgaccaaaaattagtaaaatcgtatataaaTCGACCCAAAGTTACACACacagttcaaatatcgacttccagttctactttcgattactttgggtgaaaacctaggacttacgaagtccaattagttgttttcaaagtatttaaaaaatcaataaaaagtcatttttatcattccgaaaacattttacgaaagtagagttatttttggtttataaacgatttgaatagctttgttaatattgactgtagagtaaaactactttaggatttcaaaagctggtattttgcatgaattttcaaataaaactattcgcggttaattacggtcaaagttagccacttttaatatttaattcacagttacttctagatacataaaattttcctgtaACAGTGTtttagttaccatactcctccgaaacggcttgactgatttttatgaaattttacacgtatatacTGTAgtactgagaataggttttaatctatttttcatgccCATAAGTTATAAGtgggttgccccctgacatttttttatatttttttggacaaaattgtgtaccttaattttatatgatgtagaaataaaaactacatgcaacccttaattttcactcgtATATCACCAACctctattttttaatagccatctatatatttacatctataaaattcgcctgtcacagtgttagttgccatactcctccgagaccactttaccaatttttataaaattatatatgtatattcggtaggtctcaGAATTGGTAGtgatctatttttcatatccttgAGTGATAAGAGGGCTTCCCtttaacattttgtaatgttaggtggggatatgtgtacataacatcTCTATAAGACTATGACtacattcaaatttaaaaattatgatcaaaatccatcaacaagctccggagatattaatccCAGTAtctgtttgaagaatcaatttcattttttgaatgcagggattttaataattcccctccaccgcccacgaatcgatttcgttaggacgacatttttaaagctttattaaccacccTGAatgaaatatgacagaagctcgaaacaaatgactgtgaatgaaaagccctattgtttgACTTCTAGTGTAACTGATTAGTCAACATACAGAAAGTGTCACTGttattttgacaaacctgcgtcagatttctgttctgttatctgtatcgatatctgttcagtgcagtagtatattattttaagaattcttTAGTGTTGATCCACAGGGAAGtagtatttattttataattaatttattatatttttgtgtaatagaaataagttgttggactatttgaaatagtaatttacgtaacaagttccgaaagtAATATTTTACAAGACGAGTATGAAGTTTCCAGGGCAAGCCGTAGGCGAGTCCTGGAATCATGCGAGTCTCGTAAAATTACTTTTGGatcgtgttacgtacaatattttttctgcagccgttttgTATGTTAAAAGAATATACAGTGTGccaatttaaaaatttacaatggctatatctcacgaacaaaagctgatatcaaaAAATACTTGAAACCggttctaggatagtaagggggaactaaaattacatgaaagagaactcacccccatcaaccccctaggccccacccgtcacaaccaaaaaagtttaaattgcaaacccctacttgtgatacatcattgaaaaggctataaaaaatgctatccaatggcttaaataataattatacagggtgaagcaataattgtgaaactttggcttaaatgaaaaatttaataaggttttgttgaattacaaattgattaaaaatgtcaattaagtaaatatttaatgtgaattccgttgtttggtaaacaataatacagcctattttcaaattctgcacgaaatttggcaaatgttctagtaatagggcgacatgcttgagtaattctttctcgcaattcctTAAGTGAtgcaagttgagttttataaacaactgatttaaggtaaccccatagaaaaaagtaatatactatcctactataaaaagtactatccaatgctataaataataattatacagggtgttaatatcagctggcttactatgcgttttgtatttgtaatgctatctcccggactattattttaaatggtaaatgCCCGCTCGAACTTTTTTTTGTTGAACTAAAACTTAATTTGCtatttttgccttaaatcagttgtttataaaacttaacttgcgtcacttgggaaattgcgagaaataattactcaagcatgtcgccctattactagaaaaacatttgcAAAATTTGCcactttgcacatttatttaattgatatttttatcaaatttgcagttcaacaaaacctcattaaatttttcatttaagccaaagtttcagaATTATTGCTTCAtcctgtataattattgtttataccGTTGGATAgtattttttatagccttttcaatgatgtatcacaagtagggctttgcaatttaaacttttttggttgtcatgggtggggcctagggggttgatgagggtgagttctctttcatgtcattttagttcccccttactatcctagaaacggtttcaagcatttttcgttttcagcttttgttcgtgagatatagccattgtaagttttaaaattgacacactttatggataaactttacttacgaacttttattaaacacttcAAATTTACTCGTGAATTCAACATTAAGAAAATCTACTTATgaatattaataacacaattataacaattatttatattgatattgttAGGAATATTAACAGAAGTGGCAGTATTGAAATTAGTGTTAGACGTGTCAgtacttttactattttttgagatattaattTGGTTGCGGCCATTTTCAATCTGTGAATctgtcataataaaatacaaagttgatgttattgtcaaagctgttacctagctacccaaaatcgtcccgaaagtaaaaaaagcgtcccgaaagtgaaaaaattagtcccgaaagtagctactttcggtacgagttgtgtaaaatggtactttcgatttaataaatcataccgaaagttttattttAGGGACGGATGcagaaaaaatagattattgttaataaTTGTGAGTTCTACTTATAGGTAAGTATAGTTacttaaaaatatttcgaattctaatgcgagtatataaagttttaggacgatttcttattctaaaaatatgatcaatagtttaaaaaatggaaaaagttcattaaaaaaaaaggattgAAACTAATTGCGCaaaatttcataataaagttaaagtggactttaaatttaaagttgaCTTTAACTATAAAAATTGCATTGTTAAAGtcaactttaaatttaaagtccactttaactttattatgaaatcgggcgttagagtgcttttggcgctctatgaactaaataaaataagacggctcttgtttcgcttcacaacgaaatgattattta
This genomic window from Diabrotica virgifera virgifera chromosome 1, PGI_DIABVI_V3a contains:
- the LOC114328210 gene encoding uncharacterized protein LOC114328210, with product MVEMVETKYYSIDEIAKHDGSDGNRIWIIIKKNVYDVTEYITEHPGGTDVIKEWAGKDATKEFNNIGHSSDAKNKLKTLKVGEVNEEEGKSASNNNKENNQLGINAAEGSSDIKYYTLEEISKYDGKQDPRTWIIIKDMVYDVTDYLDDHPGGGDLITEWAGKDGTKDFDDFGHSSDAKKELKTLKIGEVVADQRKTKPKKVTKNNQGKKQDSNGINSADFRAHRSCISIITCGILS